The genomic window GTACTGGCGGTGCGTGACGTCCTCGAATGCCGCCCTGGCCGTCGCGCCGTAGTCGATGGCGCCATGGTGGTAGAAGTTGCGGTCCTCCGCGGCCAGGGTGGCGGCGGGGGCCCACTTGCCCATCGCGCCCAGGCGTACGTCGTGGTAGTACTGGCCCTGCTGGTTCACCTGCTGGATCTCACGGCCTTTCCGGTCGTAGATCACGATGGAGCGGGCGAAGGCGGCTTGCTGGCCCGGGTCCGGGAGGTCCTTGAGCGTCAGGAGGACGTAGCCGACCAGACCCGAGATGAGCAGCGCCAGGGCACCCGCCAGCCAGGGAAACCATCGCCTGAAGCGGCTTACGGGCTGGCGGCCGCCAGAACCTGGTGGCCTACCCCCGGGTGGCTTCCCGCCGCCTCGCGGCTTCTGGCCGGGTGGCGGTTGTGGAGGGGGCCTGTAGCCGTACTGCGGACCTGGTGAGGAACCGCCGCCAGTGGCCCTGTAGCCGGGGCTCGGGGGCTCGTACGCCGAGGCCCGGGGGGTCCGGCGCGGATTGCGGCTCTGGCTCATATGAGCCTCCGCAGAGGGATATCCGGAAGGGGTACCAAGAGGGATAGTGATAGCAGAGTTAACAAACCAGCCGCATGATGCAACGCGGCATGAAGAGGGGGAGTTACGCGAGGCGCCTCCGCGCCGATCCAGGTTCGGCAGCCTGTAAACTTCTGAGCCGTCGGTCCCGTGGTGCAGTCTGGCCAAGCACGCGGCCCTGTCAAGGCCGAGATCGCCGGTTCGAATCCGGTCGGGACCGCCAAATCTTCGCATCGAAGCTACCGGAGAGGTGGCCGAGCCCGGTTGAAGGCGACGGTCTCGAAAACCGTTATAGGGGCAACCCTATCGTGGGTTCGAATCCCACCCTCTCCGCTGGGCCTCGTATTCGGAATCGGCCCTCTTGGACCGTTGATAGCACGTCACCCATTCGTGCCATCAACGCCCTCATGTGCCATATCTGTGCCACGGGTCCCGAGAAGCCTTCGCAGTC from Candidatus Dormiibacterota bacterium includes these protein-coding regions:
- a CDS encoding transglycosylase domain-containing protein, which translates into the protein MSQSRNPRRTPRASAYEPPSPGYRATGGGSSPGPQYGYRPPPQPPPGQKPRGGGKPPGGRPPGSGGRQPVSRFRRWFPWLAGALALLISGLVGYVLLTLKDLPDPGQQAAFARSIVIYDRKGREIQQVNQQGQYYHDVRLGAMGKWAPAATLAAEDRNFYHHGAIDYGATARAAFEDVTHRQY